Proteins encoded in a region of the Canis lupus dingo isolate Sandy chromosome 17, ASM325472v2, whole genome shotgun sequence genome:
- the LOC125752760 gene encoding uncharacterized protein LOC125752760 isoform X36, whose amino-acid sequence MPSQVMDKPPGHKPVGLVEGNLVAVSPVTLKGTQESHRHTQDSLKVILDLNMESQDPQYKGDMEVLMDTQEIPVDMPMLTMNKPPGHNPVGLIEGNPVAVSTVTLKTTHMSHRHTQDPHILTLVLNIQSQDPHYKGDKEQLMDNQETPLHMPSLVMDKPAGHNPVGVEEVSLLSVSPVTIRGTQEPHRHTQVPLTVRLDLNIQNWVPQLKGDRELLMDSLETPVDMPTLAMDKPPGHNPVGLVEGNLVAVSPVTLKGTQEPHRHTPVPPMVRLDLNIQNWVPQLKGDREHIMDSQKISAHMPTLAMDRPPGHYPVGLVEGNLVAVSPVTLKGTQESHKHTQNPHVLTLDLNIQSQDPHYTGERKLLTDSQETLLDMRTLAMDKPPGHNPVGLVEGKLVAVSPVTLKGTQVSHRHTQDPLVVRLDLNMESQGPQHKEDRELLMDSQETPQDMPSQGMDKPPGHNPVGLEEGDLLSVSPVTLRGTQESHRHTQDPLKVILDLNMESRDPQYKGDRELPRGSQEMQVDMSTLAMVKPPGHNPAGLVEGNLLSVSPVTLRGTQEPHRHTPVPPMVRLDLNIQNWVPQLKGDREHIMDSQKISAHMPTLAMDRPPGHYPVGLVEGNLVAVSPVTLKGTQESHKHTQNPHVLTLDLNIQSQDPHYTGERKLLTDSQETLLDMRTLAMDKPPGHNPVGLVEGKLVAVSPVTLKGTQVSHRHTQDPLVVRLDLNMESQGPQHKEDRELLMDSQETPQDMPSQGMDKPPGHNPVGLEEGDLLSVSPVTLRGTQESHRHTQDPLKVILDLNMESRDPQYKGDRELPIDSQEIQVDMSTLAMVKPPGHNPAGLVEGNLLSVSPVTLRGTQEPHRHTPVPPMVRLDLNIQNWVPQLKGDREHIMDSQKISAHMPTLAMDRPPGHYPVGLVEGNLVAVSPVTLKGTQESHKHTQNPHVLTLDLNIQSQDPHYKGERKLLTDSQETLLDTRTLAMDKPPGHNPVGLVEGKLVAVSPVTLKGTQVSHRHTQDPLVVRLDLNMESQGPQHKEDRELLMDSQETPLHIPSLVMDKPPEHNPVGLEEEDLLSVNPMTLRGT is encoded by the exons ATGCCCAGTCAGGTCATGGACAAGCCACCAGGACACAAACCAGTAGGACTGGTAGAAGGGAATCTAGTGGCAGTGAGTCCAGTGACACTGAAAGGCACTCAGGAGtcccacaggcacacacaggaTTCCCTCAAGGTCATTCTGGATCTCAACATGGAGAGTCAGGATCCTCAGTACAAGGGAGACATGGAAGTACTCATGGACACTCAGGAGATACCAGTGGACATGCCCATGCTGACCATGAACAAGCCACCAGGACACAATCCAGTAGGATTGATAGAAGGGAATCCAGTGGCAGTGAGTACAGTGACACTGAAAACCACTCACATgtcccacagacacacacaggatCCCCACATACTCACGCTGGTTCTCAACATCCAGAGTCAGGATCCTCACTACAAAGGAGACAAGGAACAACTCATGGACAATCAAGAGACACCACTGCACATGCCCAGTCTGGTCATGGACAAGCCAGCAGGACACAATCCAGTAGGAGTAGAAGAAGTGAGTCTACTGTCAGTGAGTCCAGTGACTATCAGGGGCACTCAGGAGccccacaggcacacacaggtTCCTCTCACGGTCAGGTTGGATCTCAACATCCAGAACTGGGTTCCACAGTTAAAGGGAGACAGGGAACTCCTCATGGACAGTCTGGAGACACCAGTAGATATGCCCACTCTGGCCATGGACAAGCCACCAGGACACAATCCAGTAGGACTGGTAGAAGGGAATCTGGTGGCAGTGAGTCCAGTGACACTGAAaggcactcag GAGCCCCACAGGCACACACCGGTTCCCCCCATGGTCAGGCTGGATCTCAACATCCAGAACTGGGTTCCACAGTTAAAGGGAGACAGGGAACACATTATGGACAGTCAGAAGATTTCAGCGCACATGCCCACGCTGGCCATGGACAGGCCACCGGGACACTATCCAGTAGGACTGGTAGAAGGGAATCTGGTGGCAGTGAGTCCAGTGACACTGAAAGGCACTCAGGaatcccacaaacacacacagaatccCCACGTACTCACGCTGGATCTCAACATCCAGAGTCAGGATCCTCACTACACGGGAGAAAGGAAACTGCTCACAGACAGTCAGGAGACACTACTAGACATGCGCACTCTGGCCATGGACAAGCCACCAGGACACAATCCAGTAGGACTGGTAGAAGGGAAACTAGTGGCAGTGAGTCCAGTGACACTGAAaggcactcaggtgtcccacaggCACACTCAGGATCCCCTCGTGGTCAGGCTGGATCTCAACATGGAGAGTCAGGGTCCTCAGCACAAGGAAGACAGGGAACTACTCATGGACAGTCAGGAGACACCACAGGACATGCCGAGTCAGGGCATGGACAAGCCACCAGGACACAATCCAGTAGGACTAGAAGAAGGGGATCTACTGTCAGTGAGTCCAGTGACACTCAGGGGCACTCAGGAGtcccacaggcacacacaggaTCCCCTCAAAGTCATTCTGGATCTCAACATGGAGAGTCGGGATCCTCAGTACAAGGGAGACAGGGAACTACCCAGAGGCAGTCAGGAGATGCAG GTGGACATGTCCACTCTGGCCATGGTGAAGCCACCAGGACACAATCCAGCAGGACTGGTAGAAGGGAATCTACTGTCAGTGAGTCCAGTGACTCTCAGGGGCACTCAGGAGCCCCACAGGCACACACCGGTTCCCCCCATGGTCAGGCTGGATCTCAACATCCAGAACTGGGTTCCACAGTTAAAGGGAGACAGGGAACACATTATGGACAGTCAGAAGATTTCAGCGCACATGCCCACGCTGGCCATGGACAGGCCACCGGGACACTATCCAGTAGGACTGGTAGAAGGGAATCTGGTGGCAGTGAGTCCAGTGACACTGAAAGGCACTCAGGaatcccacaaacacacacagaatccCCACGTACTCACGCTGGATCTCAACATCCAGAGTCAGGATCCTCACTACACGGGAGAAAGGAAACTGCTCACAGACAGTCAGGAGACACTACTAGACATGCGCACTCTGGCCATGGACAAGCCACCAGGACACAATCCAGTAGGACTGGTAGAAGGGAAACTAGTGGCAGTGAGTCCAGTGACACTGAAaggcactcaggtgtcccacaggCACACTCAGGATCCCCTCGTGGTCAGGCTGGATCTCAACATGGAGAGTCAGGGTCCTCAGCACAAGGAAGACAGGGAACTACTCATGGACAGTCAGGAGACACCACAGGACATGCCGAGTCAGGGCATGGACAAGCCACCAGGACACAATCCAGTAGGACTAGAAGAAGGGGATCTACTGTCAGTGAGTCCAGTGACACTCAGGGGCACTCAGGAGtcccacaggcacacacaggaTCCCCTCAAAGTCATTCTGGATCTCAACATGGAGAGTCGGGATCCTCAGTACAAGGGAGACAGGGAACTACCCATAGACAGTCAGGAGATACAGGTGGACATGTCCACTCTGGCCATGGTGAAGCCACCAGGACACAATCCAGCAGGACTGGTAGAAGGGAATCTACTGTCAGTGAGTCCAGTGACTCTCAGGGGCACTCAGGAGCCCCACAGGCACACACCGGTTCCCCCCATGGTCAGGCTGGATCTCAACATCCAGAACTGGGTTCCACAGTTAAAGGGAGACAGGGAACACATTATGGACAGTCAGAAGATTTCAGCGCACATGCCCACGCTGGCCATGGACAGGCCACCGGGACACTATCCAGTAGGACTGGTAGAAGGGAATCTGGTGGCAGTGAGTCCAGTGACACTGAAAGGCACTCAGGaatcccacaaacacacacagaatccCCACGTACTCACGCTGGATCTCAACATCCAGAGTCAGGATCCTCACTACAAGGGAGAAAGGAAACTGCTCACAGACAGTCAGGAGACACTACTAGATACGCGCACTCTGGCCATGGACAAGCCACCAGGACACAATCCAGTAGGACTGGTAGAAGGGAAACTAGTGGCAGTGAGTCCAGTGACACTGAAaggcactcaggtgtcccacaggCACACTCAGGATCCCCTCGTGGTCAGGCTGGATCTCAACATGGAGAGTCAGGGTCCTCAGCACAAGGAAGACAGGGAACTACTCATGGACAGTCAGGAGACACCACTACACATACCGAGTCTGGTCATGGACAAGCCACCAGAACACAATCCAGTAGGACTAGAAGAAGAGGATCTACTGTCAGTGAATCCAATGACACTCAGGGGCACTTAA
- the LOC125752760 gene encoding uncharacterized protein LOC125752760 isoform X32 produces MPSQVMDKPPGHKPVGLVEGNLVAVSPVTLKGTQESHRHTQDSLKVILDLNMESQDPQYKGDMEVLMDTQEIPVDMPMLTMNKPPGHNPVGLIEGNPVAVSTVTLKTTHMSHRHTQDPHILTLVLNIQSQDPHYKGDKEQLMDNQETPLHMPSLVMDKPAGHNPVGVEEVSLLSVSPVTIRGTQEPHRHTQVPLTVRLDLNIQNWVPQLKGDRELLMDSLETPVDMPTLAMDKPPGHNPVGLVEGNLVAVSPVTLKGTQESHRHTQDPLKVILDLNMESRDPQYKGDRELPRGSQEMQVDMSTLAMVKPPGHNPAGLVEGNLLSVSPVTLRGTQEPHRHTPVPPMVRLDLNIQNWVPQLKGDREHIMDSQKISAHMPTLAMDRPPGHYPVGLVEGNLVAVSPVTLKGTQESHKHTQNPHVLTLDLNIQSQDPHYTGERKLLTDSQETLLDMRTLAMDKPPGHNPVGLVEGKLVAVSPVTLKGTQVSHRHTQDPLVVRLDLNMESQGPQHKEDRELLMDSQETPQDMPSQGMDKPPGHNPVGLEEGDLLSVSPVTLRGTQESHRHTQDPLKVILDLNMESRDPQYKGDRELPRGSQEMQVDMSTLAMVKPPGHNPAGLVEGNLLSVSPVTLRGTQEPHRHTPVPPMVRLDLNIQNWVPQLKGDREHIMDSQKISAHMPTLAMDRPPGHYPVGLVEGNLVAVSPVTLKGTQESHKHTQNPHVLTLDLNIQSQDPHYTGERKLLTDSQETLLDMRTLAMDKPPGHNPVGLVEGKLVAVSPVTLKGTQVSHRHTQDPLVVRLDLNMESQGPQHKEDRELLMDSQETPQDMPSQGMDKPPGHNPVGLEEGDLLSVSPVTLRGTQESHRHTQDPLKVILDLNMESRDPQYKGDRELPIDSQEIQVDMSTLAMVKPPGHNPAGLVEGNLLSVSPVTLRGTQEPHRHTPVPPMVRLDLNIQNWVPQLKGDREHIMDSQKISAHMPTLAMDRPPGHYPVGLVEGNLVAVSPVTLKGTQESHKHTQNPHVLTLDLNIQSQDPHYKGERKLLTDSQETLLDTRTLAMDKPPGHNPVGLVEGKLVAVSPVTLKGTQVSHRHTQDPLVVRLDLNMESQGPQHKEDRELLMDSQETPLHIPSLVMDKPPEHNPVGLEEEDLLSVNPMTLRGT; encoded by the exons ATGCCCAGTCAGGTCATGGACAAGCCACCAGGACACAAACCAGTAGGACTGGTAGAAGGGAATCTAGTGGCAGTGAGTCCAGTGACACTGAAAGGCACTCAGGAGtcccacaggcacacacaggaTTCCCTCAAGGTCATTCTGGATCTCAACATGGAGAGTCAGGATCCTCAGTACAAGGGAGACATGGAAGTACTCATGGACACTCAGGAGATACCAGTGGACATGCCCATGCTGACCATGAACAAGCCACCAGGACACAATCCAGTAGGATTGATAGAAGGGAATCCAGTGGCAGTGAGTACAGTGACACTGAAAACCACTCACATgtcccacagacacacacaggatCCCCACATACTCACGCTGGTTCTCAACATCCAGAGTCAGGATCCTCACTACAAAGGAGACAAGGAACAACTCATGGACAATCAAGAGACACCACTGCACATGCCCAGTCTGGTCATGGACAAGCCAGCAGGACACAATCCAGTAGGAGTAGAAGAAGTGAGTCTACTGTCAGTGAGTCCAGTGACTATCAGGGGCACTCAGGAGccccacaggcacacacaggtTCCTCTCACGGTCAGGTTGGATCTCAACATCCAGAACTGGGTTCCACAGTTAAAGGGAGACAGGGAACTCCTCATGGACAGTCTGGAGACACCAGTAGATATGCCCACTCTGGCCATGGACAAGCCACCAGGACACAATCCAGTAGGACTGGTAGAAGGGAATCTGGTGGCAGTGAGTCCAGTGACACTGAAaggcactcag GAGtcccacaggcacacacaggaTCCCCTCAAAGTCATTCTGGATCTCAACATGGAGAGTCGGGATCCTCAGTACAAGGGAGACAGGGAACTACCCAGAGGCAGTCAGGAGATGCAG GTGGACATGTCCACTCTGGCCATGGTGAAGCCACCAGGACACAATCCAGCAGGACTGGTAGAAGGGAATCTACTGTCAGTGAGTCCAGTGACTCTCAGGGGCACTCAGGAGCCCCACAGGCACACACCGGTTCCCCCCATGGTCAGGCTGGATCTCAACATCCAGAACTGGGTTCCACAGTTAAAGGGAGACAGGGAACACATTATGGACAGTCAGAAGATTTCAGCGCACATGCCCACGCTGGCCATGGACAGGCCACCGGGACACTATCCAGTAGGACTGGTAGAAGGGAATCTGGTGGCAGTGAGTCCAGTGACACTGAAAGGCACTCAGGaatcccacaaacacacacagaatccCCACGTACTCACGCTGGATCTCAACATCCAGAGTCAGGATCCTCACTACACGGGAGAAAGGAAACTGCTCACAGACAGTCAGGAGACACTACTAGACATGCGCACTCTGGCCATGGACAAGCCACCAGGACACAATCCAGTAGGACTGGTAGAAGGGAAACTAGTGGCAGTGAGTCCAGTGACACTGAAaggcactcaggtgtcccacaggCACACTCAGGATCCCCTCGTGGTCAGGCTGGATCTCAACATGGAGAGTCAGGGTCCTCAGCACAAGGAAGACAGGGAACTACTCATGGACAGTCAGGAGACACCACAGGACATGCCGAGTCAGGGCATGGACAAGCCACCAGGACACAATCCAGTAGGACTAGAAGAAGGGGATCTACTGTCAGTGAGTCCAGTGACACTCAGGGGCACTCAGGAGtcccacaggcacacacaggaTCCCCTCAAAGTCATTCTGGATCTCAACATGGAGAGTCGGGATCCTCAGTACAAGGGAGACAGGGAACTACCCAGAGGCAGTCAGGAGATGCAG GTGGACATGTCCACTCTGGCCATGGTGAAGCCACCAGGACACAATCCAGCAGGACTGGTAGAAGGGAATCTACTGTCAGTGAGTCCAGTGACTCTCAGGGGCACTCAGGAGCCCCACAGGCACACACCGGTTCCCCCCATGGTCAGGCTGGATCTCAACATCCAGAACTGGGTTCCACAGTTAAAGGGAGACAGGGAACACATTATGGACAGTCAGAAGATTTCAGCGCACATGCCCACGCTGGCCATGGACAGGCCACCGGGACACTATCCAGTAGGACTGGTAGAAGGGAATCTGGTGGCAGTGAGTCCAGTGACACTGAAAGGCACTCAGGaatcccacaaacacacacagaatccCCACGTACTCACGCTGGATCTCAACATCCAGAGTCAGGATCCTCACTACACGGGAGAAAGGAAACTGCTCACAGACAGTCAGGAGACACTACTAGACATGCGCACTCTGGCCATGGACAAGCCACCAGGACACAATCCAGTAGGACTGGTAGAAGGGAAACTAGTGGCAGTGAGTCCAGTGACACTGAAaggcactcaggtgtcccacaggCACACTCAGGATCCCCTCGTGGTCAGGCTGGATCTCAACATGGAGAGTCAGGGTCCTCAGCACAAGGAAGACAGGGAACTACTCATGGACAGTCAGGAGACACCACAGGACATGCCGAGTCAGGGCATGGACAAGCCACCAGGACACAATCCAGTAGGACTAGAAGAAGGGGATCTACTGTCAGTGAGTCCAGTGACACTCAGGGGCACTCAGGAGtcccacaggcacacacaggaTCCCCTCAAAGTCATTCTGGATCTCAACATGGAGAGTCGGGATCCTCAGTACAAGGGAGACAGGGAACTACCCATAGACAGTCAGGAGATACAGGTGGACATGTCCACTCTGGCCATGGTGAAGCCACCAGGACACAATCCAGCAGGACTGGTAGAAGGGAATCTACTGTCAGTGAGTCCAGTGACTCTCAGGGGCACTCAGGAGCCCCACAGGCACACACCGGTTCCCCCCATGGTCAGGCTGGATCTCAACATCCAGAACTGGGTTCCACAGTTAAAGGGAGACAGGGAACACATTATGGACAGTCAGAAGATTTCAGCGCACATGCCCACGCTGGCCATGGACAGGCCACCGGGACACTATCCAGTAGGACTGGTAGAAGGGAATCTGGTGGCAGTGAGTCCAGTGACACTGAAAGGCACTCAGGaatcccacaaacacacacagaatccCCACGTACTCACGCTGGATCTCAACATCCAGAGTCAGGATCCTCACTACAAGGGAGAAAGGAAACTGCTCACAGACAGTCAGGAGACACTACTAGATACGCGCACTCTGGCCATGGACAAGCCACCAGGACACAATCCAGTAGGACTGGTAGAAGGGAAACTAGTGGCAGTGAGTCCAGTGACACTGAAaggcactcaggtgtcccacaggCACACTCAGGATCCCCTCGTGGTCAGGCTGGATCTCAACATGGAGAGTCAGGGTCCTCAGCACAAGGAAGACAGGGAACTACTCATGGACAGTCAGGAGACACCACTACACATACCGAGTCTGGTCATGGACAAGCCACCAGAACACAATCCAGTAGGACTAGAAGAAGAGGATCTACTGTCAGTGAATCCAATGACACTCAGGGGCACTTAA
- the LOC125752760 gene encoding uncharacterized protein LOC125752760 isoform X39 has protein sequence MDNQETPLQMPSLVMEKPAGHSPLGLVEDLVSVSPVTLRGTQESDSHTQVPPMARLDLNIQNWVPQLKGDRELLMDSPETPVDMPTLAMDKPQRHNPAGLVEGNLVSLSPVTLKTTQVSHRHTQDPRILTLVLNIQSQDPHYKGDKEQLMDNQETPLHMPSLVMDKPAGHNPVGVEEVSLLSVSPVTIRGTQEPHRHTQVPLMVRLDLNIQNWVPQLKGDRELLMDSPETPVDMPTLAMDKPQRHNPAGLVEGNLVSLSPVTLKTTQVSHRHTQDPRILTLVLNIQSQDPHYKGDKEQLMDNQETPLHMPSLVMDKPAGHNPVGVEEVSLLSVSPVTIRGTQEPHRHTQVPLMVRLDLNIQNWVPQLKGDRELLMDSLETPVDMPTLAMDKPAGHNPVGLVEGNLVAVSPVTLKGTQESHTHTQNPHVLTLDLNIQSQDPHYKGERKLLIDSQETLLDMRTLAMDKPPGHNPVGLVEGKLVAVSPVTLKGTQEPHRHTPVPPMVRLDLNIQNWVPQLKGDREHIMDSQKISAHMPTLAMDRPPGHYPVGLVEGNLVAVSPVTLKGTQESHKHTQNPHVLTLDLNIQSQDPHYTGERKLLTDSQETLLDMRTLAMDKPPGHNPVGLVEGKLVAVSPVTLKGTQVSHRHTQDPLVVRLDLNMESQGPQHKEDRELLMDSQETPQDMPSQGMDKPPGHNPVGLEEGDLLSVSPVTLRGTQESHRHTQDPLKVILDLNMESRDPQYKGDRELPIDSQEIQVDMSTLAMVKPPGHNPAGLVEGNLLSVSPVTLRGTQEPHRHTPVPPMVRLDLNIQNWVPQLKGDREHIMDSQKISAHMPTLAMDRPPGHYPVGLVEGNLVAVSPVTLKGTQESHKHTQNPHVLTLDLNIQSQDPHYKGERKLLTDSQETLLDTRTLAMDKPPGHNPVGLVEGKLVAVSPVTLKGTQVSHRHTQDPLVVRLDLNMESQGPQHKEDRELLMDSQETPLHIPSLVMDKPPEHNPVGLEEEDLLSVNPMTLRGT, from the exons ATGGACAATCAGGAGACACCACTACAAATGCCCAGTCTGGTCATGGAAAAGCCAGCAGGTCACAGCCCACTAGGACTAGTGGAGGATCTAGTGTCAGTGAGTCCAGTGACTCTCAGGGGCACTCAGGAGTCCGACAGTCACACTCAGGTTCCCCCCATGGCCAGGCTGGATCTCAACATCCAGAACTGGGTTCCACAGTTAAAGGGAGACAGGGAACTCCTCATGGACAGTCCGGAGACACCAGTAGACATGCCCACTCTGGCCATGGACAAGCCACAAAGACACAATCCAGCAGGTTTGGTAGAAGGGAATCTAGTGTCACTGAGTCCAGTGACACTGAAAACGACTCAGGtgtctcacagacacacacaggatCCCCGCATACTCACGCTGGTTCTCAACATCCAGAGTCAGGATCCTCACTACAAAGGAGACAAGGAACAACTCATGGACAATCAAGAGACACCACTGCACATGCCCAGTCTGGTCATGGACAAGCCAGCAGGACACAATCCAGTAGGAGTAGAAGAAGTGAGTCTACTGTCAGTGAGTCCAGTGACTATCAGGGGCACTCAGGAGccccacaggcacacacaggtTCCTCTCATGGTCAG GCTGGATCTCAACATCCAGAACTGGGTTCCACAGTTAAAGGGAGACAGGGAACTCCTCATGGACAGTCCGGAGACACCAGTAGACATGCCCACTCTGGCCATGGACAAGCCACAAAGACACAATCCAGCAGGTTTGGTAGAAGGGAATCTAGTGTCACTGAGTCCAGTGACACTGAAAACGACTCAGGtgtctcacagacacacacaggatCCCCGCATACTCACGCTGGTTCTCAACATCCAGAGTCAGGATCCTCACTACAAAGGAGACAAGGAACAACTCATGGACAATCAAGAGACACCACTGCACATGCCCAGTCTGGTCATGGACAAGCCAGCAGGACACAATCCAGTAGGAGTAGAAGAAGTGAGTCTACTGTCAGTGAGTCCAGTGACTATCAGGGGCACTCAGGAGccccacaggcacacacaggtTCCTCTCATGGTCAGGTTGGATCTCAACATCCAGAACTGGGTTCCACAGTTAAAGGGAGACAGGGAACTCCTCATGGACAGTCTGGAGACACCAGTAGATATGCCCACTCTGGCCATGGACAAGCCAGCAGGACACAATCCAGTAGGACTGGTAGAAGGGAATCTGGTGGCAGTGAGTCCAGTGACACTGAAAGGCACTCAGgaatcccacacacacacacagaatcccCACGTACTCACGCTGGATCTCAACATCCAGAGTCAGGATCCTCACTACAAGGGAGAAAGGAAACTGCTCATAGACAGTCAGGAGACACTACTAGACATGCGCACTCTGGCCATGGACAAGCCACCAGGACACAATCCAGTAGGACTGGTAGAAGGGAAACTAGTGGCAGTGAGTCCAGTGACACTGAAaggcactcag GAGCCCCACAGGCACACACCGGTTCCCCCCATGGTCAGGCTGGATCTCAACATCCAGAACTGGGTTCCACAGTTAAAGGGAGACAGGGAACACATTATGGACAGTCAGAAGATTTCAGCGCACATGCCCACGCTGGCCATGGACAGGCCACCGGGACACTATCCAGTAGGACTGGTAGAAGGGAATCTGGTGGCAGTGAGTCCAGTGACACTGAAAGGCACTCAGGaatcccacaaacacacacagaatccCCACGTACTCACGCTGGATCTCAACATCCAGAGTCAGGATCCTCACTACACGGGAGAAAGGAAACTGCTCACAGACAGTCAGGAGACACTACTAGACATGCGCACTCTGGCCATGGACAAGCCACCAGGACACAATCCAGTAGGACTGGTAGAAGGGAAACTAGTGGCAGTGAGTCCAGTGACACTGAAaggcactcaggtgtcccacaggCACACTCAGGATCCCCTCGTGGTCAGGCTGGATCTCAACATGGAGAGTCAGGGTCCTCAGCACAAGGAAGACAGGGAACTACTCATGGACAGTCAGGAGACACCACAGGACATGCCGAGTCAGGGCATGGACAAGCCACCAGGACACAATCCAGTAGGACTAGAAGAAGGGGATCTACTGTCAGTGAGTCCAGTGACACTCAGGGGCACTCAGGAGtcccacaggcacacacaggaTCCCCTCAAAGTCATTCTGGATCTCAACATGGAGAGTCGGGATCCTCAGTACAAGGGAGACAGGGAACTACCCATAGACAGTCAGGAGATACAGGTGGACATGTCCACTCTGGCCATGGTGAAGCCACCAGGACACAATCCAGCAGGACTGGTAGAAGGGAATCTACTGTCAGTGAGTCCAGTGACTCTCAGGGGCACTCAGGAGCCCCACAGGCACACACCGGTTCCCCCCATGGTCAGGCTGGATCTCAACATCCAGAACTGGGTTCCACAGTTAAAGGGAGACAGGGAACACATTATGGACAGTCAGAAGATTTCAGCGCACATGCCCACGCTGGCCATGGACAGGCCACCGGGACACTATCCAGTAGGACTGGTAGAAGGGAATCTGGTGGCAGTGAGTCCAGTGACACTGAAAGGCACTCAGGaatcccacaaacacacacagaatccCCACGTACTCACGCTGGATCTCAACATCCAGAGTCAGGATCCTCACTACAAGGGAGAAAGGAAACTGCTCACAGACAGTCAGGAGACACTACTAGATACGCGCACTCTGGCCATGGACAAGCCACCAGGACACAATCCAGTAGGACTGGTAGAAGGGAAACTAGTGGCAGTGAGTCCAGTGACACTGAAaggcactcaggtgtcccacaggCACACTCAGGATCCCCTCGTGGTCAGGCTGGATCTCAACATGGAGAGTCAGGGTCCTCAGCACAAGGAAGACAGGGAACTACTCATGGACAGTCAGGAGACACCACTACACATACCGAGTCTGGTCATGGACAAGCCACCAGAACACAATCCAGTAGGACTAGAAGAAGAGGATCTACTGTCAGTGAATCCAATGACACTCAGGGGCACTTAA